From a single Haemorhous mexicanus isolate bHaeMex1 chromosome 29, bHaeMex1.pri, whole genome shotgun sequence genomic region:
- the KCNN1 gene encoding small conductance calcium-activated potassium channel protein 1, translated as MSSCRHNGGVARPRGPPSAARTPQPPPCPSPRLQVVVSRPEQPGTAEPGPTGVRAGQGAAEERRNQNIGYKLGHRRALFEKRKRLSDYALIFGMFGIVVMVTETELSWGVYTKESSYSFALKCLISLSTLILLGLIVMYHAREIQLFMVDNGADDWRIAMTSERVFFIALELLVCAIHPIPGQYLFTWTARLAFTYAASVAHADVDIILSIPMFLRLYLIGRVMLLHSKLFTDASSRSIGALNKINFNTRFVMKTLMTICPGTVLLVFSISSWIIAAWTVRVCERYHDKQEVTSNFLGAMWLISITFLSIGYGDMVPHTYCGKGVCLLTGIMGAGCTALVVAVVARKLELTKAEKHVHNFMMDTQLTKRVKNAAANVLRETWLIYKHTKLVKKIDHARVRTHQRKFLQAIHQLRSVKMEQRKLNDQANTLVDLAKTQSVMLELLSELQERHEELSRRLGALEAQLEALGGLLQALPALLGRALRQPGRVASERQEPRGGAGSGDIPARSPPRRHLSAATPRVAMSPPPARARRVTFQDELGTARGARGDGAGSPKVSPRMSLWSGAVSPKVSPRPDDPSRKDPSRHSRARLDPSQNSRARAAAAAASAAPGCHFKVNKAAERRQVSGSAGPGTPGTGSGTGTGSAGGGRYRNGREHRGVGGVSAPRCARRGSSFPEAPGAPPRFSPRYRGPHRHSGPRRYRVLKRNRGPHRVHTAVPGSPPGPHRYRGPHRHSGPCRYRVLKRYRGPHRHSGPRRYRVLKQNRGPHRVHTERYRCPHQHSGPRRYRVLKRNRGPHRLRTERYRCPQRLRTGTGLPDTAEIPSVLPPVALPPLCPT; from the exons ATGAGCAGCTGTCGCCACAATGGGGGGGTGGCGCGACCCCGGGGACCCCCGAGCGCCGCCCGCACCCCGCAACCGccgccctgccccagcccccgcCTGCAGGTCGTGGTGTCCCGGCCCGAGCAACCAGGGACGGCGGAGCCCGGCCCAACCGGGGTCCGAGCGGGGCAGGGGGCGGCGGAGGAGCGGCGGAACCAGAACATCGGCTACAAGCTGGGCCACCGGCGAGCGCTCTTCGAGAAGCGCAAGCGGCTGAGCGACTACGCGCTCATCTTCGGCATGTTCGGCATCGTGGTGATGGTCACCGAGACCGAGCTCTCCTGGGGGGTCTACACcaag GAATCGTCGTATTCGTTCGCCTTGAAATGCCTTATCAGCCTCTCGACGCTCATCCTGCTGGGGCTCATTGTTATGTACCACGCCAGGGAGATCCAG ctGTTCATGGTGGACAACGGCGCCGACGACTGGCGCATCGCCATGACCTCGGAGCGTGTCTTCTTCATCgcgctggagctgctggtgtgcGCCATCCACCCCATCCCGGGGCAGTACCTGTTCACCTGGACGGCCCGGCTGGCCTTCACCTACGCGGCCTCGGTGGCCCACGCCGACGTGGACATCATCCTGTCCATCCCCATGTTCCTGCGGCTCTACCTGATCGGCCGCGtgatgctgctgcacagcaagCTCTTCACGGACGCCTCGTCGCGCAGCATCGGCGCGCTCAACAAGATCAACTTCAACACGCGCTTCGTCATGAAGACGCTCATGACCATCTGCCCCGGCACCGTGCTGCTGGTCTTCAGCATCTCCTCGTGGATCATCGCCGCCTGGACCGTGCGCGTCTGCGAGAG GTACCACGACAAGCAGGAGGTGACCAGCAACTTCCTGGGGGCCATGTGGCTGATCTCCATCACCTTCCTGTCCATCGGCTACGGGGACATGGTGCCACACACCTACTGCGGCAAGGGCGTGTGCCTGCTCACCGGCATCATG GGCGCGGGCTGCACGGCGCTGGTGGTGGCCGTGGTGGCCCGGAAGCTGGAGCTGACCAAGGCCGAGAAGCACGTGCACAACTTCATGATGGACACGCAGCTCACCAAGAGG GTGAAGAACGCCGCCGCCAACGTGCTCAGGGAGACGTGGCTGATCTACAAGCACACCAAGCTGGTGAAGAAGATCGACCACGCCCGAGTTCGGACCCACCAGCGTAAGTTCCTCCAAGCCATCCATCA GCTGAGGAGTGTGAAGATGGAGCAGCGCAAACTCAACGACCAGGCCAACACCCTGGTGGACCTGGCCAAG ACGCAGTCGGtgatgctggagctgctgtcGGAGCTGCAGGAGCGGCACGAGGAGCTGAGCCGCCGCCTGGGGGCGCTCGAGGCGCAGCTGGAGGCGCTGGGGGGGCTCCTGCAGGCGCTGCCCGCGCTGCTCGGCCGAGCCCTGCGCCAGCCCGGCC ggGTGGCCTCGGAGCGCCAGGAGCCCCGCGGGGGTGCCGGGAGCGGTGACATCCCCGCGAGGTCCCCACCCCGGCGCCACCTCAGCGCCGCCACCCCCCGTGTGGCGATGTCACCGCCGCCAGCGCGTGCCAGGCGTGTCACCTTCCAGGACGAGCTGGGGACAGCGCGGGGGGCGCGAGGGGACGGCGCTGGGTCCCCAAAAGTGTCCCCAAGGATGTCACTGTGGTCGGGGGCTGTGTCCCCAAAAGTGTCACCGCGGCCGGACGATCCGTCCCGGAAGGATCCGTCCCGACATTCCCGGGCCCGGCTGGatccatcccagaattccagggcCCG cgccgccgccgccgccgcctccgccgctCCCGGCTGCCATTTTAAGGTGAACAAAGCGGCGGAGAGGCGGCAGGTGAGCGGCTCGGCGGGACCGGGAACCCCCGGTACCGGCAGCGGTACCGGCACCGGCAGCGCGGGGGGAGGGCGGTACCGGAACGGGAGGGAGCAccggggggtggggggggtctCCGCTCCCCGCTGCGCACGGAGGGGTTCGTCCTTCCCCGAGGCACCGGGGGCCCCGCCGCGCTTCTCTCCG CGGTACCGGGGTCCCCACCGGCACTCGGGTCCCCGCCGGTACCGGGTTCTAAAGCGGAACCGGGGTCCCCACCGGGTCCACACCG CGGTACCGGGGTCCCCACCGGGTCCACACCGGTACCGGGGTCCCCACCGGCACTCGGGTCCCTGCCGGTACCGGGTTCTAAAGCGGTACCGGGGACCCCACCGGCACTCGGGTCCCCGCCGGTACCGGGTTCTAAAGCAGAACCGGGGTCCCCACCGGGTCCACACCG AGCGGTACCGGTGTCCCCACCAGCACTCGGGTCCCCGCCGGTACCGGGTTCTAAAGCGGAACCGGGGTCCCCACCGGCTCCGCACCG AGCGGTACCGGTGTCCCCAACGGCTCCGCACCGGTACCGGGCTCCCCGACACCGCCGAAATCCCCTCCGTGCTGCCCCCGGTAGCGCTCCCG CCGCTCTGCCCCACGTGA